In the genome of Streptomyces collinus, one region contains:
- a CDS encoding GntR family transcriptional regulator, with protein sequence MRQGAQGSADTGTPWAAAASAAAAEPAQPVAPARSARVPQQAGAVRGEHTHSEPPAPAVPVLPRARPVIQRASVRGQILDALRAALVAGDLRPGEVYSAPVLGERFGVSATPVREAMQQLALEGAVEVVPNRGFRVVERGVRELAELAEVRALIEVPVMLRLARTVPAERWAEMRPLAEATVRAASTGCRATYAESDRGFHRAVLSLSGNEQLVQIAEDLHRRAQWPLVGGGPGFRGRADLVADAHEHTALLDALVARDLDVVRALVGEHFAGAGAGGA encoded by the coding sequence GTGAGGCAGGGAGCGCAGGGCTCCGCGGACACGGGGACTCCGTGGGCGGCGGCGGCTTCAGCGGCAGCGGCGGAGCCGGCGCAGCCGGTGGCACCGGCCAGGTCCGCGCGGGTGCCGCAGCAGGCCGGGGCGGTCCGGGGGGAGCACACGCACAGCGAGCCGCCCGCGCCGGCCGTGCCGGTCCTCCCGCGGGCCCGGCCGGTGATCCAGCGGGCCTCCGTGCGCGGGCAGATCCTGGACGCGCTGCGGGCGGCGCTGGTGGCGGGGGACCTGCGGCCGGGCGAGGTCTACTCGGCGCCGGTGCTGGGCGAGCGGTTCGGGGTCTCGGCGACGCCGGTCCGGGAGGCCATGCAGCAACTGGCCCTCGAAGGGGCCGTCGAGGTCGTGCCGAACCGCGGGTTCCGGGTGGTCGAGCGGGGTGTGCGGGAACTGGCCGAACTGGCCGAGGTCCGGGCGCTGATCGAGGTCCCGGTGATGTTGCGGCTGGCCCGTACGGTCCCCGCCGAACGCTGGGCCGAGATGCGGCCCCTCGCCGAGGCGACGGTCCGCGCGGCGTCCACCGGCTGCCGCGCGACCTACGCGGAGTCCGACCGCGGGTTCCACCGGGCCGTGCTGTCCCTCTCGGGCAACGAGCAGCTGGTCCAGATCGCGGAGGACCTGCACCGCAGGGCGCAGTGGCCGCTGGTCGGCGGCGGACCGGGGTTCCGGGGGCGTGCCGACCTGGTCGCGGATGCGCACGAGCACACGGCGTTGCTGGACGCGCTGGTCGCTCGGGACCTGGACGTGGTGCGGGCGCTGGTGGGGGAGCACTTCGCGGGTGCGGGTGCGGGCGGCGCCTGA